The genomic DNA CTCAGTGTTTCCCTCATTTCTGAAGAGAAAGTTGAAGAAACTgcaggagaagagagagagagagatgggctTATTACAGGATCTGTTCTGAATTCCAGATGATGGAGTAGGTGTGGAAGTCTTGAGTAGGGTCGAACCAGAGCCTGTACTGCACCTCCCTGCCGCCGGAGCCGTTGGCGAAGATGTTGGTGTGCAGGGTGTACGGCTCGCCGGTGACGTTGCCCAGGAACTCCAGGTCGATCTCGTCATGGATCTTCCACGGCCCTTCAGAAATCAGCTGCGCGTTCCACACCAGCACATAGCATAGCAGTCATCCAAATTTTAGTCGGAGAAAGGTCATTCAGAAGTCGGCATCATCCAAAAGAATGTCAGAGCGCTTGCAGgtctttgcattggcattgcacaCTCACGTAAACCGTCGTGACGGTGCCGGCGGAGTTCCCGGCGACGAGCTTGATGTCGATGTCGATCCTGGCAAAGAGATAGGAACTCTTGGAGCGGAACCCCGACCCCATGACGCGGTCCAGCGACAGCCCGATGGTCTGGTCGCCGTTGCTGCCGTTGATCAGCTGCGTCGGGCCCCAGAGTATGTCGACCTGGTCCGTCATGCGACCGCCACCGGCAGCCACCCAGGAGACGGCAGCGGCCATCATCGTGAGAGCCGGCAGCAGGCAGGCTAGGAGGCGCGCCCTAG from Panicum virgatum strain AP13 chromosome 7N, P.virgatum_v5, whole genome shotgun sequence includes the following:
- the LOC120682842 gene encoding probable xyloglucan endotransglucosylase/hydrolase protein 16, which gives rise to MAPARARLLACLLPALTMMAAAVSWVAAGGGRMTDQVDILWGPTQLINGSNGDQTIGLSLDRVMGSGFRSKSSYLFARIDIDIKLVAGNSAGTVTTVYLISEGPWKIHDEIDLEFLGNVTGEPYTLHTNIFANGSGGREVQYRLWFDPTQDFHTYSIIWNSEQILILVDNMAIRRFRNHWDAGVPFPVYQPMRLNGVLWDADDWATQGGRVKTDWSQAPFTAYFRNYRASGCEPSGVAWACGQDPSGGDWFDGGAGLDDVRQRQQLREAQERYTIYDYCTDSARFPNGGFPKECGLP